A window of Microbispora hainanensis genomic DNA:
ATCATCGGTCTCGCGCTGATCGCCGGGATCGTGCCCGACTCCAAGGACCCGAACAAGACCGGTCTCGACCCGATCGGTGTGCTGCTGTCCATCATCGGCCTGATCGCCCTCGTCTACGGCATCGTCCGGATCAGCGACCTCGGCACCGTCGCCGACGTCTCGGTCATCCTGCCGTCGCTGCTGGGCATCGCGATCCTCGCCGCGTTCGTCTGGTACGAGAGCCGGATCGACCACCCCGCCTTCGACGTGCGCAACTTCCGCAACGCCGGCTTCTCCACCGCCATCGCCACCGTCGGCCTCGTGTTCTTCGCGGCCATGGGCGTGATGTTCTTCCTGGCCTTCTACTGGCAGATCGTCCGGAACTACTCGCCGCTGCAGTCGGGGGCGCTCGTGCTGCCGTTCGCGGCCGCTCAGCTGATCTTCGCGCCGCAGAGCGCGCGCATGGTGCAGAAGTACGGCGCCCGCGCCGTCGGCACGGTGGCCATGCTCGTCATCACGCTGGCCCTGGCGTGCTACTCCTTCGTGCAGGTGGACACCCCGATCTGGGTCCTGCTGGCCCTCGGCTTCATCCAGGGTGCCGCGATGGCCAACATCATGCCCCCGGCGACCACGGCCATCATGAACGCGCTGCCGCGTGAGAAGGCCGGCGTGGGCTCCTCGATGAGCAACGTCGTCCGGCAGGTCGGCGGCACGCTGGGCATCGCCATCCTGGGCGCGGTCCTGTCCGCGAGCTACCGCAGCGACATGGAAGACAAGGTCACGGCCCTGCCGGAGCAGCTCCGCCACGTCGTCACCGAGTCCATCTCCGGCGCGGCCGGTGTCGCGGAGAACCTGGGCCCGCAGGGCGCGAAGCTGCTCGACGCCGCGAACGCCGCGTTCGTCACGGGCGTTCACTGGGCGGCCCTCGGCTCGGCTCTCGTCGCCCTCATCGGCACTCTTGTGGTGGCCCGCTGGATGCCGGGCAAGGCTTCGGTCAACGCCGCGGTCG
This region includes:
- a CDS encoding MFS transporter, which codes for MVFSLLAVVLDNTILNVAIKTIADPVHGLGATQSELEWAMNSYTLVFAGLLFTFGVLGDRYGRKRMLMAGMVLFGLASLASAYAQDPMQLIAARALMGLGGAAIMPATLAIISNVFPIHERGKAIGIWAGGVGIAVAIGPITGGLLLEHFWWGSVFLVNVPIVIIGLALIAGIVPDSKDPNKTGLDPIGVLLSIIGLIALVYGIVRISDLGTVADVSVILPSLLGIAILAAFVWYESRIDHPAFDVRNFRNAGFSTAIATVGLVFFAAMGVMFFLAFYWQIVRNYSPLQSGALVLPFAAAQLIFAPQSARMVQKYGARAVGTVAMLVITLALACYSFVQVDTPIWVLLALGFIQGAAMANIMPPATTAIMNALPREKAGVGSSMSNVVRQVGGTLGIAILGAVLSASYRSDMEDKVTALPEQLRHVVTESISGAAGVAENLGPQGAKLLDAANAAFVTGVHWAALGSALVALIGTLVVARWMPGKASVNAAVDKAEIEKEAAVV